One window from the genome of Brevinematia bacterium encodes:
- a CDS encoding gamma-glutamylcyclotransferase family protein encodes MTKYYFAYGSNMSEEQMKERCNYIPEVVGIGKIRGYIFVYNGYSSKWGGATADIIKTDNEEDVVWGVVYEISENCEKSLDEKEGFKNKDPNKGTYKKIYVCVDIRDGSIIPAYTYIKPDGQQKTNIGNPSDRYRNTIVEAARKHGLPEDYIKNFLERRVEEGTNG; translated from the coding sequence ATGACTAAGTATTACTTTGCATATGGATCTAATATGAGCGAGGAACAGATGAAGGAGAGATGTAACTATATTCCTGAGGTTGTCGGGATTGGAAAGATAAGAGGGTATATATTCGTTTATAATGGCTATTCTAGCAAATGGGGAGGAGCTACAGCAGATATCATTAAAACTGACAATGAGGAGGATGTTGTATGGGGTGTTGTTTATGAGATATCTGAGAATTGTGAAAAGTCACTAGACGAGAAAGAAGGGTTCAAAAACAAAGATCCTAACAAAGGCACCTACAAGAAGATATATGTATGCGTAGATATAAGGGATGGTAGTATTATTCCAGCTTACACATACATTAAGCCAGATGGTCAACAAAAGACCAATATTGGAAATCCATCGGATAGATATAGGAATACTATAGTAGAGGCTGCTAGAAAGCATGGCTTACCAGAGGATTACATTAAAAACTTCCTAGAAAGAAGAGTAGAAGAAGGGACTAATGGGTAG
- a CDS encoding type I-B CRISPR-associated protein Cas8b1/Cst1 — translation MIIHHRISFTQLDDGSEIFINSPSFKEMYHLNKFAKEVFRSRVGSLDIRKILGMTLIEHSIKLRT, via the coding sequence ATGATAATCCACCACCGCATCTCTTTTACCCAATTAGACGATGGATCGGAGATATTCATAAACTCTCCTTCCTTCAAAGAAATGTATCACCTGAACAAATTCGCAAAAGAGGTCTTTAGAAGTAGAGTAGGCTCTCTGGATATCAGAAAAATACTGGGAATGACATTAATAGAACACAGCATAAAGCTCAGAACAA